The Bacteroidales bacterium region TAAGTCTCAATAGGTTGAGAACTCTCAGGAGAACTCACAGCCCATCCGTCAGTAATACCTTCGGGATCGCCTGATGTTGGATTTTCTCCTGCATAAGCATAGGATGAAAACATAAACATTCCGGCAAGAACAAAAGAGATTGCTGCCGTTTTTAAAATCTTGCAAAAATCAAATAGCATTGAATTGCGGCACATAAATTTTTTCATTAAATTGAATAGTATTAATAATTAATTATGTAAGTAATATTATTTATAATAAATAAAAAATGCAAAAGTAAATAAAAAATATTTTTTTTAAGTGCTTTTTATTAAATTTTATAAACAATAAAGCTAAAATTTTAAGGATTAATCATATTTTATTTAAAATATGTCCTTGAAACCTATTATTATAAACACATGTAAAATAATTGCAACTATGTATAAACCATGTATGATAATCATCAGTGTCCGATAAAAAATTGATTTGTAAATAAAGGATGTAAATATTGGTTTATGTTTTTTGCCTCAGTCCTAAAGGAAGAATTGATTTTCAGCAATTTACATCCTACAGGAAAGAGGCAAATAAATTGATGAAAATCAATATTGATATGTTTTTCGAAAATTAGCCCACTAGCATCAATTTTAATACAAAACATAGTATTTTTGCCTCTTTTCATTCTGTTTTAACTTTTTTATCGGACAATAATATTATGATGATAAAAAAAATTATAATAATTTTTTAACAAGTGTAAAAATTCTATTATTAATCCTGAGACTGAACTCACAAATACTAAAATTTAATCCTTAAGACGGCATAAAAAAATATCTTTGTAGCTGCATTACCGGTTCATGTTAAAAATAATTAAGAGATACTCAATATATTTCTATTAATGAAGAACAAAAAGCCCAATAAAGAAACATCCAAAAAAGCTAATCCCTCAAAGCATAGAAGAGCCGAAAAGCAGAGTGTTTTTGAAAAATATTCAAACCTTATAGGGTTAAGCATAATAATGCTGCTGGGCATAGTTATTTATTCCAACTCATTTAAATGTTCCTTTAATTTTGATGATTTGAACGGTATTATTAACAATACGAGTATTCAGGATTTGTCGAATGTGAAGGCATGGTGGAGTTTTAGCCCCAACCGTCCTGTAAGTATGTTCACTTTTGCACTGAACTATCATTTCAGTCAGCTTGATGTGTGGAGTTACCACCTTATAAACCTTATGGTTCATCTTATAAATGCCTGCCTGGTGTGGTGGCTTACGATTTTGATTCTTTCATCGCCGGTTATGAAAACACACCCGCTTGCAAATCATAAAAAAACACTTGCATTTTTTGCCTCTTTATTTTTTGTTTCTCATCCTTTGGCTACGCAATCGGTTACTTATATCATACAGCGTCAGGCCTCTATGGCAGCCATGTTTTATATGCTGTCGGTGGCTTTGTATGCAAAAGCACGTTTGTCAGAGAAAGGAAGCAGAAAAAAAATTATTTTGTTTGCCGGAGCACTTATTTCCGGAGTGATGGCGGTGCTAACCAAAGAGAATGCCTACACCCTGCCTTTTGCCATCTTACTTTTTGATTTTTGTTTCTTAAGAACAAAAAGAAAATCAGTGAATCTTAAAGATTATCGTATCATTTTAGTCATCGCTGCGTTTATAGGATTGATTGTTTTTCTCTTTTTTAAATTTTCCCTGCATATTTTCGACCCTTTGCCACCTTCTCAGGGAAATGATTTTACGGTAACACCGCTTAATTACCTCTTAACACAATTCAGTGTAATTGTAAAATACATTCAGCTATTGGTTTTACCTATAAACCAGAACCTGGATTATGATTTTCCATTATCAACCGGTTTTTTTGAAATCAGGACACTGCTGAGTTTTATGTTTTTATCAGGCCTGGTGATTCTTGCAGTTTTTTTATTTAAACGCAACCGGATAATCTCTTTCGGTATCTTCTGGTTTTTTCTAACGTTGATAATTGAATCAAGCATCATCCCGATAAACGACCTGATATATGAGCACCGGACTTATCTTCCTTCGTTTGGGTATTTTATTATTTTGAGCACCATCATCATTACTTTTATTTGGGACAAAAACAAATACGTTGCCATTGCTTTATTTGCCATTATTGTACTATCAAATTCAATATTAACCTTTGAAAGGAATAAAGTCTGGAAAAACGACCTTACACTCTGGAGTGATGTAGTGTCAAAATCTCCGAACAAGGCCCGGCCTGTGAACAACAGGGGCATTTATTACCTTAAAACCAAGCAATGGGAAAAAGCAATTGCCGATTTTTCAAAGGGCATAGAGCTATATCCGAAATGGGCAGTTACTTATTATAACAGAGGTGTCGCACGGGAAATACTCAGGCAAACGGATAAGGCGCTTGCCGATTACAACAAAGCCATAGAGCTCGACACCCTGTATGCTGATGCTTACTATAATCGGGGAAATGTACTCGGGAATACCGGAAATATTGAGCAGGCAATAGAAAATTTTTCAAAAGTAATACAGATAAACCCCGACAATATTAATGCTTTATATAACAGAGGGGTTTCATACGCAGCTCTCACGCAGTGGGAGAAAGCTATAGATGATTTATCAAGGGTAATAGAAATTGATCCTTATCATGCAAAAGCTTTTTCAAACCTAGGGGCTGCCTGGGCCAACACCGGACAATGGGAAAAAGCCATTTATGATTATACAAGGGCATTGGAGATTGACCCCTCGCTGACGGCAACCTATAACAACCGCGGTATTGCCTATATGAACATCGGTAAATATGCAGAAGCGCTTGCTGATTATAATAAAGCCATAGAAATGGACCCGAATTATACAGATGCATATAACAACAGGGAAATCCTTCGCCAGAAAATAAATGCTGCCAATAAAGATGAAATAATTAAAAATAACACAAACTAATAAAGTCTGAAAAAAAATCTACCGGTGATATAGTTTCTATCAGAAATGCGAAAGAAAAAAACTACTCAAAAATCACAAAACAAAAAAAACAGTTTCGTTTCATCCAGCAGAAAAAACCTTGCTTTTGGATTATTCATAATTGTTACTCTTGGAATTTTGATTTACTCAAATACATTCCGATGTTCATTTCATCTGGATGACAATATGCATATTGTTGACAATGGGGCAATAAAAAACATTTCGGATGTAAAAACCTGGTGGAAGTATAGTCCCAACCGGCCTGTCAGCATGTTTACATTTGTTGTCAATTATCATTTTGGCCAGCTCGATGTGTGGGGTTATCACCTTGTAAACCTTATTATACATCTTATCAATGCCTGCCTGGTTTGGTGGTTAACGTTGCTGATATTTGCCTCACCGGCAATGAAAGCCAATCCGGTTGCGCAATATAAAAAGGCTGTGTCGTTATTCACTGCTTTGCTTTTTCTTTCACATCCGCTGGCGACACAATCGGTAACCTATATCATTCAGAGGCAGAATGCCCTGGCGGCTTTGTTTTATTTGCTATCCATAATATTATATGTAAAAGCCCGATTAACTTCAGAAAGAAAGAGTTTGATATATGTTTTCTTCATTTTGGCGTTCATTTCAGCAACACTGGCGGTATTAAGCAAAGAAAATGCCTACACGCTACCTTTTGCAGTTTTGCTATTTGAGTTTTTCTTTCTGCGAACAAAGAGGCCTTCCATACAATTAAAGGATTACCGTGTTATTTTAATGATTGTGGCATTTGTGGGATTTGTAATTTTTATTCTGCTGAGGTTTTCTGTAAATATTTTTGAGCCTTTGACACCCTATAAAACTGAAGGTCATGGAACTACTATTACTTCTGGAAATTATCTTTTGACTCAGTTCAGCGTTTTAGTTAAATACATACAATTACTATTTCTTCCTATACATCAGAATTTAGATTACGATTTCCCTATATCAAATAATTTTTTTGAAATCAAGACACTGGGGAGTTTTTTGTTTTTATTAGCTTTAATTATTCTTGCAACAATTTTGTTCAAACGCAACCGGATAATCTCTTTCGGAATCTTCTGGTTTTTTCTGACCCTATCCATCGAATCAAGCATAATCCCAATAAAAGACGTGATTTTTGAACATCGAACCTATTTGCCTTCATTAGGTTTTTTTGTCATTTTAAGTTTTATTATTTATAAATTTTTTGGAAGTAAAAAATTTACTGCGCCAATACTATTAATATTAATAATAGGATTTTATTCGATGCAGACATACCAAAGAAATAAAACCTGGAAAGATGATATAACATTGTGGAGTGATGTGATAGAAAAATCTCCTGCAAAAGCAAGGCCCTATATAAATCGCGGGCTTGCATATGGCAATACCGGATTCCCCGACAAAGCAATAAGCGATTTTTCAAAAGCATTACAAATTGCGCCGAATAGTGTATATGCATTATGGAATCGCGGAGCTACTTACAGCAAACTTCGGCAATGGGGAATAGCTATTGCAGATTATTCAAAATTAATAGAAACCGACAGCGAATATATTGATGCTTATTTTAACCGCGCTGCTGCCTATGAAAATCTTAAACAATGGGATAAGGCAATTGCTGATTACAGTTATGTCATTATATTAAGTCCTCAGCATGCTAAAGCGTACAGCAACCGCGGTGTTGTATACTTTCATCTCGGGGAGACAGAAAAAGCCATTTCCGATTATACTTCTGCAATAGTAATTGATCCGCAATTTGCTATGGCATACGACAACCGGGGAACTGCTTTGATGCATCTTGGGCAGTATGATGATGCTATTAATGATTTCACAAAAGCTGTTTCGATTGACACCAATTTTACAAAAGCATATAATAACCGCGGAGTTGCTTATGGCAGTAAAGGGCAATACGATAAAGCAATAGCCGATTTTAACAAAGCCCTTGAAATTGACCCAAATTTTTCTGATGCATTAAAGAACAAAGATTTTGCTGAGCAGAAAGTGAGGAGTAATGGTAAATGATTTGTTTTTTGAAAGGACTTTCATATAACTTTCTTTTAAAACAACGTGGTAAACGATTTTAGAACTTTTTACCAACTATTTTTGGCCTATATATCCAAAATAGAAAAATATGCAAAAAAATTAAAAATGAATTATTGTAAATGGCTTATTTACAACGATTTTGTTTTCCGAATATTTCCGATTATTTCTTTGGTCATTTTCCGATACAAAAAATGAAGTGATATTGATTATGAGTTAGTTAGAGATGGTGGGCAACGGTCGGGCAACAAGAAAAAATCAAATAAAAACAGGCTCAAAACAATTACCGGCCAGAATGTAATTGGTGTACAAAGGTACAAGCAATGCCCTGAAAAAACAACTATTTCAAAATAATTTTATTAACCCGAATATGTTGAAAACATGAAAAATCACTTCACATTCCAGCGGAAAATCGAAAAATAATGAGAATCAACAAGTTGCAACGAAGCTCGATCGAAGCGGGCAACAAAAAAAACTAAGCTGCGAAAAAGCCGCGTCAAAACCCTGTCAAACCCGAATTTTATTACAAGAAGGGAACAAGAAGTGAATACCAGGGGAATCAATGGGGCGTGCTGATATGGTGCAAAAATGGTGTCAAAATACCCAGAAATAATAAAGCCCTTGCTCACGAATGATGCAAGGGCTTATGTGTGATTGAGCTTTGCTGTTTACTTCACTTTTGATGCCAGTTCATTACCGGCTTTAAATTTTACAACTTTCCTAGGACGTTTCTTATCAATTGAAAAAGTATAATCATCATCAATGCCGATCACATCAAACTCAGCGGAAATCGTTTTTTCATCTTTTATGGTTATGGTGTAAATCTGATTACGGAGAAGCTTTGAGCAAAGGAATATGTTGTCTGAACTTATTATATGCTGTCTTTCTTCGCCAGTAGTTTCGTTTTTTGAATGGATCGTGTATGGAATGGTGCCAATCAGGTCGGGAGGTATAAAGTCCTTTAAATCGCCCCAAATTGCCGTAAAAGGTGCATGAATTTTTATGCTGTCCGGATGAATCAATCCGTTTTTGAAAAGCAATTCACAATATGAAAGAGAGTCCGGATGGTTGAGGCCAAACCTTGTGACCGTTGTTTTGTTTTTCCCCATTGCATCGGTGATAAAGTAAAGAATATTGAAGGGCTTGTCCTGATCTTCATCATTGATGGGAATAGTGACTGATTGCTCTGAAGCCGGAAATGTATAATTGCCACCATAGCTCTTACCATTGGACACGAGTATCCAAGGAATAACATGGATCACATCATCGGGATTAAGCTCAGGGAACTTGGTGTAATCATCAATAGAGATTTTGAGGCACCATCCTGTAGCAACCTGGTAAGTGGTTGCATGAATGTTTTCCGGCATGATGATCCGGTCTGTAACATTGAAATCAAAGTTATCAAATTTAAAATCCGTATTAAAATAAGCGCCTGCAGAAGGGCTGTTGATAATATTGGCCGGATTGTATGCCCGGACATCACGCGAAGAGTCATTAATAATATTGTAGAAAAGCATCCCCTCAGACCAGGCATTGTCGAAATCGAAATTCAATGGCCAGTCAGGAAAAGACATTTCATTAATGTAAGTGGAAAAGCGATTTTTAAAAGGCAGCTTGCAGATATTGGATGTATTGAATGAATTATCAAATATCAACCGGCCCACTGCTGTTAACCTGATTCTGTTGAAATCAATATCGCCCATATTGACCGTACTAAACTCGATATAAAACATATCAATAAAGGGATTGTACTCGAACTTGACAATCAAAGGGGGCAGCATGGAACCACCTGAAAGAATCATGTTTTGGAAAATGATCTTACCGCTTTCATCAACCATAGGGTAATTTGCTTTGATGGCTTCGGCCCATGCAGTTGACCTGCCGTTCCGGTTCTTGAAGTTCAGGGGAATTACATTGTCTTTGAATGGCTGCAATGCCAATGAAAGGTTTTTGATTTTCTGTCGCTGTAGCTGCTGCGCTAATGTGTTTGGGTTTTTTACCATAGGCTGGTATTTTGAAACAGTGATCAGGGAGTTCCATTTCCGGAATACCACGTTGCCGAGTTTCCCTATCGCATCACCGAGAAAGCCATTTTTTACTGTTGCCATTTTGTAATATTTTAAAGTTTACAATTAATATGAATTATTTGATTATAAAAAAGGGCTTTCCATTTAGGATAAGCCCTTTTACATAACAACCAGAGCAATATTTTTATTGAACTACAATGGTGCCACTGTAAACACTATCGCTACACGTATTACCACCAGGATTAACAAAAAATGAATAAACATGAACGGTGTCACCAGACCAGGTATCAGGAACAGTTTGCTCATCTAATCCGGTTGCCCTTGTGGTAGTTGTTGCACTGTATAACCATTCATTTTTGTCTTCGTTATATGAAGCAACATATAAAAGATCATTGTTGGCTTCATCAAGCGGATCAACGGGCGGAGTCCATGTTCTCTTTACTTTGAGAGCAAGGTCGTTTCCTGCATGGAATGTTACGGTCTTTGTCAGCGAACCTTTTGCCACCTTGAGCAATGAATAGTCAATGACATAATTGCCAGGGGTTCCGGTGATGGCCGTTTTGATGTTGTTTTTGATGAAAACATTGAAGGCAGACATATCAGTTGTCATGTTCTGAAATGAAACCTTGAGCATGGTCAGCAATCTGCGGCCTTCGGCTACCATCATTGAAAATTTGTTGCGCTGGTTCACCTGATCGGGTGTTCTGGGGTTTTTCACCTCAATGGGTTTGGTGCGCATGGTGTTTTTCGAAAACTGTTTCGAGAAAACTGCAGTACCGAACTTCTGTTTGGTTCTGCCTGTGATCGGGTTTTGTACAATTGCCATAATAAAAAATTTAATTGGTTATTAATTGATATTGATTAGGATTTTAACATAAATAAGCGGCCTTGATACGGAGTTGAAGCGGACTTAAACTGTGTTTTATTTTTTTCATATAACAAAGATAATAAAGATAAACGTAAAAATCACATAAGTAACTGTATAAAAACATGTTATGTCGCCTTATGCGCTGTTTTACTTTAAATGTTTTAAAAATGAAAAAAGGAGTTTTTTTGCTCCCTTTAATTTGATAATGACATATTCTCTGATCTGTTTTGGATTACTTCTGTGCCGTATTTGCAGCGGATATATTCGATGGTTTTAGGCTTCTTGTTAGCACTTTTGTAGTCGGGTGGTCTGTAATACCACATGGTCTTTTTTGGTGCGAAATAGAAGCCCGTTTGCTTTAATTGTGCCCGGTGGGGATAGGTGTTGCCACTCAACCAAATCCAGTTCCCGATTAACTCAATGATGATGCCATCCAGTCCGATGATCTGACTGATGATCTCCGGGTACCGGATGAATTCTTCCTGATCCTGCTCTGACTTTTCCGCAAAGGAAAAGAACGGATTTTTCATGATGTTTTCATACTGGAGGTTGATCTCCTGCATGGTTGCCGTATCGCCTCCCCGGTCGGGATGGTGCTGCAGGGCTAATTCTTTGTATCTGCGCTTCACTTC contains the following coding sequences:
- a CDS encoding tetratricopeptide repeat protein, with protein sequence MKNKKPNKETSKKANPSKHRRAEKQSVFEKYSNLIGLSIIMLLGIVIYSNSFKCSFNFDDLNGIINNTSIQDLSNVKAWWSFSPNRPVSMFTFALNYHFSQLDVWSYHLINLMVHLINACLVWWLTILILSSPVMKTHPLANHKKTLAFFASLFFVSHPLATQSVTYIIQRQASMAAMFYMLSVALYAKARLSEKGSRKKIILFAGALISGVMAVLTKENAYTLPFAILLFDFCFLRTKRKSVNLKDYRIILVIAAFIGLIVFLFFKFSLHIFDPLPPSQGNDFTVTPLNYLLTQFSVIVKYIQLLVLPINQNLDYDFPLSTGFFEIRTLLSFMFLSGLVILAVFLFKRNRIISFGIFWFFLTLIIESSIIPINDLIYEHRTYLPSFGYFIILSTIIITFIWDKNKYVAIALFAIIVLSNSILTFERNKVWKNDLTLWSDVVSKSPNKARPVNNRGIYYLKTKQWEKAIADFSKGIELYPKWAVTYYNRGVAREILRQTDKALADYNKAIELDTLYADAYYNRGNVLGNTGNIEQAIENFSKVIQINPDNINALYNRGVSYAALTQWEKAIDDLSRVIEIDPYHAKAFSNLGAAWANTGQWEKAIYDYTRALEIDPSLTATYNNRGIAYMNIGKYAEALADYNKAIEMDPNYTDAYNNREILRQKINAANKDEIIKNNTN
- a CDS encoding tetratricopeptide repeat protein; protein product: MRKKKTTQKSQNKKNSFVSSSRKNLAFGLFIIVTLGILIYSNTFRCSFHLDDNMHIVDNGAIKNISDVKTWWKYSPNRPVSMFTFVVNYHFGQLDVWGYHLVNLIIHLINACLVWWLTLLIFASPAMKANPVAQYKKAVSLFTALLFLSHPLATQSVTYIIQRQNALAALFYLLSIILYVKARLTSERKSLIYVFFILAFISATLAVLSKENAYTLPFAVLLFEFFFLRTKRPSIQLKDYRVILMIVAFVGFVIFILLRFSVNIFEPLTPYKTEGHGTTITSGNYLLTQFSVLVKYIQLLFLPIHQNLDYDFPISNNFFEIKTLGSFLFLLALIILATILFKRNRIISFGIFWFFLTLSIESSIIPIKDVIFEHRTYLPSLGFFVILSFIIYKFFGSKKFTAPILLILIIGFYSMQTYQRNKTWKDDITLWSDVIEKSPAKARPYINRGLAYGNTGFPDKAISDFSKALQIAPNSVYALWNRGATYSKLRQWGIAIADYSKLIETDSEYIDAYFNRAAAYENLKQWDKAIADYSYVIILSPQHAKAYSNRGVVYFHLGETEKAISDYTSAIVIDPQFAMAYDNRGTALMHLGQYDDAINDFTKAVSIDTNFTKAYNNRGVAYGSKGQYDKAIADFNKALEIDPNFSDALKNKDFAEQKVRSNGK
- a CDS encoding DUF6266 family protein, whose amino-acid sequence is MAIVQNPITGRTKQKFGTAVFSKQFSKNTMRTKPIEVKNPRTPDQVNQRNKFSMMVAEGRRLLTMLKVSFQNMTTDMSAFNVFIKNNIKTAITGTPGNYVIDYSLLKVAKGSLTKTVTFHAGNDLALKVKRTWTPPVDPLDEANNDLLYVASYNEDKNEWLYSATTTTRATGLDEQTVPDTWSGDTVHVYSFFVNPGGNTCSDSVYSGTIVVQ